Part of the Sorghum bicolor cultivar BTx623 chromosome 1, Sorghum_bicolor_NCBIv3, whole genome shotgun sequence genome, GCGTTGAGGCTGATGGAGGCGATGGAGGGCAGCGAgtttggtgcaaactgtgcacccacCGTGGTGACCTATACGTGTTTGGTGAAATGCCTCTGTGGGAAGGGGAGGGTGGCCGAGGCTCTTGCTGTGCTGGATAGGATGGCAGAGAGAGGGGTGATGCCAAACCGTGTTTTTATGCGGACGCTGGTCGAAGGATTTTGCACTGAGCAGAGGGTTGTCGAGGCATATGATGTGGTGGAGCGTGTAATTGGTGATGGGAGTGTTTCAAGTACACAGTGCTACAATGTTCTACTCGTTTCCTTGTGGAAAGTTGGCatggaagaagaagctgaaggacTGGCACAGAGGATGATGAAGAAAGGGGTGCAGCTGACCCCACTCGCTGGCAGTTCTATGGTGAGGGAGCTGTGTGGAAGGAAGAGGTCGTTGGATGCTTGCTACTGGCTGGGATTGATGGAGGAGAACGGGGTGTTGTGTGACTCTGATGTGTATGGTAGCTTGTTGCTTGGGCTGTGTGAGGACGGCCACATTCATGAGGCATCAACATTGGGAAGGAAGGTTGTCGATAGGGGGATCCTCATAGAAGTATCTTGTGCTGACCGTTTAGTGAAGTTGCTGAAGCAATATGGTGATGAGGAGCTTGCATCACATATATTGAGATTGAGAAGGCGCTCTGAAGGGTTGTCATTTTAAGCAATTTGCGATTCTGCTCCATCCTTGTGGATGAAGAACATCTTGATTAGTCATGGGATGTGCCAAGAATAGTGTTTCACCACCTTGTTCGGAATTTGCTCGTGAACTGATTTAGCAAAatggcttaggccttgtttagtttccaaaaagtttcaagattccccgtcacatcgaatcttgtaacacatgcatgaaatattaaatgtagacaaaaacaaatactaattacacagtttatctgtaattcgcgaaatgaatcttttgagtctagttagtctatgattagacaatatttgtcacaaacaaacgaaagtgctacagtagcaaaaaccaaattttttcccaaactgaacaaggccttagtgcagTCAAAATGCTTGGAGAAGTGATGTGACTGTTTGTCGAACATCTTAGACCTGTTTCATGTACTTGTAATCCTAGGCAGCTTTGTACACTGTCTATAAAAAGTCATTTACTACATTCCCATAAGCACCTAGCCTGGTATAGTGGTATGCATGACGTTTTCTAGTTATCCTCAGGTTTTGTCGTCCCCTTTTGCAAAGGAATAGAACAGAGATTAATTTCTCGATTCCATAAAATCTGACGTTCTGCAATTTTTGGTGTGAAAGAAGTATCGAGGCGGGCCAGCTGATGCCGGTGGAAGCAAGGATGGCGCTGATTGAGTAGGCGCAGCCGCTTGTTGCATTTGCAGGTGGCTGCGGCGCGGGGCGCTTGAGGCAGGCCCTGAACATGGGCTGATGGGCGGTGTATCAATCTTGTGTGACCAGCACCGGCAGTGTGATTGCTTTCACATAACCGTAGTGCAGGCTGCAGATGCTAGCAATATTCAGTTTCAGGACCATTCTGACTTGCAACTGGAGTATGACTTGTTGCTGTGATTTTGCTGACGGGAACACAATGGGCCATGACAATGGCTTTCCTTATTTCCGCAGCTGCTGCTGACATTCTCTACGGAGGCTGACACCTGACAGTGAATCTACTCTTGCTGCAGGTGGGACCAGACTACCAGAGAAGCGCACCCGTAGCGTCTCCATCACGGTTCCGGTTGGTTCAGGATTTAAATTCGAAGAGCTTCTCGGGCTAGGCCTCCATCGTTCTGATGATCACCcctcccttccccttccccaaGTCGTAGCGGCCAGCTGCCAGCACCGCAGCAGGCAGGAGCTATATAATCAAAGGCAAACAGCCAAACACGCACACACACCTAGCCGTAGCATTGTAGCAACACGCGCACTCGCCGCTGCCGCACGGATCACGCAATGCCTCCCACCATGCTCGCGCCGGTGCCCACCAGGCCGCGCTCCAACCCCTTCCGCCGGCGTAGAGGGGCTGCTCCGCTGCTCCACGATCAGACTGCGGCGGCTGCGGCGAAGCGGCCCGCTGAGTCGTCCACCTCGGCCTCCTCCTGCTTCTACAGCGAGGtgatctccaactcctccacatcCCTCGCCGCGTATCAGCACCCGGAGAAGAGGCAGCGGCGCCAGGACGCGGACGCGGACGCGGGCGAGGCGCGGCCGGCTGGCTCCGAGTGCTCGGAGGTGATCGGCGGCGCGAGGGTGCGCCTCGCCGAGGTCGAGGCCTCCGAGTCGTCGTGCCTTGGCGCCGTGCTCGAGTCCGACCTCGCCTGCCCGGAGCAGCTCGCCGACGACGCTGAGAGGACCGACTACTCCTCCGCGTGCGATGAGCTGACCCCGTCGGAGCCCGATGAGGAGGAGGTGCTTAGCGGTCCCAGCCGCTCCGCTCTGTACTCCCTCAGCCCCCTGACCAGCTCCCCATTGACCGAGGATGACAACGACGGCGCGCCCTCCGCGACCTTCTCCCTCTTCCTCGACTTCGCCGAGCAGTTCGTCCCCTGCGTTCACCCCAAAGCGCGCGCCGTCACCAGTACCGCTCTCGATCTCCTGACGGTGAGCGGTTTCTAAGCGATTTTGTTCTTCAATTTGTTGGGAGGGGTTCGATTGCATTGATCAGTGCGGTGTTTGATCTGGTAAATTGATAATGTTTTGGTGGGAATGCTTGTGTCAGGGGAGGCGATTTGAGGACTTGGACGACGAGGAGAGCTACGAGCGGTTCCGGCGGCGCGAGCGGCGCGAGGCTGTTGCGCGCGACTACACTGAGGTGTACAGCTCCATACCCGGCAGCTACGGCCGTCTCGTCGTGGAGCAACGTGTCGTCATGGTGAACTGGATCATTGAGGTCAGTTCATACTAAACTCTGTATTCTGCCCGTACGGTACGTCATTCAGATCAACAATTTACCTCAGGTTATGCATCTGATATGACCGAATTTATACGGTGTTAAGGGCTGTACAGGCTTATGCGCGTGAGTTCAGACTTGCATTGTGCCGGCGTTGCACCGGAGCGTACGTCTCTAGCACCATAGCTGTATGATTGCAGCAAGATCTGTTGTCTCATGTGAAGGCCTTCGTGCTGAGTCAGCAGATTAGTTAGTTCTCTTTCTTATTTTGCACCGGGGTAGTTATCTACTACTGAACACGTTGTTAACACTAGTTGATGAGTAGATTTCACAATAGCTATGTTATGCAGATGGATGAGTGTACCTTTTTGTCTGTCAGTACACAGTAGTCATGCTAGTTCTCATTCTATACTTTGATCACTGGTTCTGGCAACCAACAGAGGTATGTTTGAATAGTAGGTTTACATGGTCTGTTTGATAAGCAAGGGAGAAGCAGCTGGTTCAGTTACTCAACAATGTTTCTCCGAATTTCTCGTTTCGCATCTGAACCCCTATCTCATCAGCACACTGCTTGCATGTCTGGAATCATATCCTGTACCAATCAGGATGCTTGAATCTTCAGTATCTAAATATGCAACTTTCTATCTGTAACTCTTTATATACCCTTTATTTCATATCGATCCCAAATTTAAGCTTTCTGACGTGCTTGGTATTTTATGAGATTCCAGAGAACCCCTGAAAATACTGTCACACTATTTTTACATCTGAAGGTTTGAATTGCGATGAAGCATTACAGTTATATTTCCCTTGTACTCTGCTAGAATAATCTCACTGCTCAAAATTATGCGATGCAAATTTATGTTGATTCATTTTTTGCAAGGAATGACTCTTTATTATGAAATGCAGCATTCACGTCTGATGAAACTCCAGCCAGTTACAATGTTTATGGGGATTGGATTGATGGACCGCTTCTTGACACAAGGGTATATGAAGGGTTTGAGCAAACTTCAGTTGCTGGGCATTGCCTGCATCACCCTGGCTACCCGCATTGAAGAGAACCAGCCATACAATTGGTAATGTTCTCCCTTGTATTACATGTTTCAACTTTTATGTCTATTTTTTAGAGATTCTGTTTCTTCACATTTGGTGAGTTATAGCTAGACCTTCTAGTTCTCTTCTATGCTCAATTTCAGTGAAACTACTGATGTTAGTTTGTGATTCCATGGTGTCAGATTGCCTAATTAGATATCCACAGAATTAATGTTTAGCACCAACTGATGTGTAATCAGTAGCACTCTGAGTGAGTGAACTCCTCCTTTAATTTGAGTTAGTTCTAACATTGCCTCATAGGATATATGCTGATCATAAGCTATGTTTTTATCCATTTGCATGACTACCGCTGAAATGTGCCTTGGGTCTTTGACAGGCTTTAGCAGGGCAGATGAGATGGTTTGATTTAGTAGAACTATTTTACCATTGAATCATATTATGAATTTGAACCGTATATGCATGTGGAAATGGTTTCCATGCATTTCCATCTGtcatttgtttttgtttttgttttaagTGAAACCATCTGCCATTTGTTCCTTCTGATACTTGGTATCTGTGCAGCTTGCGTTTACAAGTGTTTGTAAGGTGAATATTTCAGAAGTTTCTTTTTTCCAGGACATAAATTTGGGTTTCCTGATTGTGCTGTTATCTATGATAAAGGCATTGAGCATACTAGTTAGCATTTTTTTTAGTTGACTTGATATTTCTATATATTTGATTTGATATGTATTACTACAATTCGGATTTGGAAGACATGTGAAAGAAGTATATTTAGCTGAAATTGCACTTGAGCATGTCCTTTGTTCTCCAGATCATTTTTCTTTTCCTATTCCTTTTCCTTGTTTCTGTTAAGCTCAATGCACAACATTAATTTCACTGCTTGGTCCCTTTCAGCGTCCTTCAAAAGACTTTTAAAGTTGGGATCAATACCTACAGCCAGAGTGAGGTTGTTGCCATGGAGTGGCTGGTTCAGGAGGTCCTCAACTTCAAGTGCTTTGTCACAACAACTCAACATTTCCTATGGTAACACGAATTTCCTGCTTTCTTGTCTGTTCAGTTGAAAAAAAGTAATGGGAGACTAACACCATTCTGTTCCAATGTTGCAGGTTCTATCTGAAGGCTGCAAATGCTGATGACAGGGTAGCAGACCTGGCAAACTACCTGGCCTTCGTCTCACTTCGGGACCATAAGAAGCTCTCCTTCTGGCCCTCGACTGTGGCAGCCGCAGTGGTAACCCTTGCTTGCCTTGCCACAGGCAAGGGGTCCTCGTGTCATTTGGTGATGGAGGTGAACACCCAAGTCCTCCATTTGTAGCTATAAATTTCGTTACATCTGTTACTATTGTTTAGAACATGCTAGGCATATATAAATCAAAGTATGAACTGTAACTACCAGAAGCTCAAGCCAGTTAGCTTGAAAACAGATACCAAACTCCAAATTTACGTGCTCAGATTCTAGTTAGACTGGAAATGCCTAATGAGTAGCTCTTTACATATATGCAGACTCACATGAGGACGCAGGACGATGACCTGCCAGAATGCCTAATGGTACGCTTCTCCTCTTCTTCTTTACCTCTTTTGTTTTTGGAAAGACACTGGGTACCATGAATCATGATTCATGCATGCTACAGTTTGCAGGGCTGCTAACCTTACATTCGTTATCCTATGCAATCTGTTTCATGCAGTGCCTCGAGTGGCTGCTCAACTACGTCCCGTGATACCCAGAGCTCCCAGGTGATAGCAGTGTTTCACATTTTTTCTGTAAATGGGGACATGAACTGACAAATTGCTCTGTACATGGCATTAGTCTGCCCTGTAGTTTAGATAAGATAATAGCCAAGGCAGCACGAAACGTAGGTTGTGGGTTTTGATTATGCAGCTTTCTGATTAGGAGCACGACAAGGGCGAGATTTTGGTCGTGAGCTGTCGGCCTTTACGGACTACTGAACTGCTGTATTGGGGGATGTCTATCTTTACATCGTGTATTCGCTCTTTTTAGGCTGGGCGTTGTTGTACTCGTTGGTCTATTTGTTTAACCAATGTATTGCTGATGGATGATATAccactgaaatctgttgttctgGTGTGACATGAGGCATGATCTTGTGATCCTGGAAGATGCTCACGTATCAGGTTTCAGTGAGCAGAATACTATCCTCAGGCCTGTCAGGTTGCTTGCTAAAGTTTCGTTTCAGTTAACTGCAGATCAGTAAGGGTTCGTTCGGTTACCATGGATTTGCTCCCTAGAACAACTCCTAGCCGGATTGTTTCTCTAATTTATATAAGCTTTTCTCATCTGGAATGATTCATGGAGAAATCCCAGGGCCTAAAGGGGATCGAACATCGTTACTGGGATCCACCAGGACTGTTGCCTGTTCAGTCTTCCGGCTctgatcatctttgttcttttgGCCAAGTggtgccaccaccacctcctgcaAGCAGACTTGGTCTCTATCCGGGGGATTTCTCTACCCGGAGTCGGATGACTTGGCTGGAAGGAGGCGATCGATTTCACTTTCAGGTGTGGTGGACTGGGAACTGGGGAGGGGACCCGTGGCTGCGGCTACCTTTTTATTAGGTTAGGATAGGATAGGGGCCGTGGGAGCTCCATCTTGCACGCCTTAAATGAGGAGGAAAACGAAAGGCAGGCATGCCATTTTCAACCATCATTCCGTCCCGTGCATCAGCTTGTGCGTTCATGCATGTTACCCGAATGGTTGGAGGCGCCTACAGAAGCGTGCATCTCCCCTTTCACCCCACTTGCGTCTTGCGATTTCGGGAATCCGTCTGCCTCTCTGTGCTGAGGAATGGATGCTACGGAGCGCACTATAGATTGGATAGGGTTGGCTGTTGTCGCGTCGGGGGGAAAATGACGAGAGGTGATGCTGAATGAGTGGCGCTGCCACAAACCACTAACAATTTCAATGCGTGTGCACACACTACAGGATACTTTGTATTCTACAATGGGCGGCATGGCGTGTTACCGGTGTGGTGCGGAGCTCGGTCGGATGCCACGAGGCAAGGACATCGCTCAGGTTGAGTTACGTGTGAAAGCCGATATATAATCAGTAACGACGCATTGGGAATTCAATTTAGTATACTTGACAATCCGATGGTTCACATTAAAAAAAAAACGCAACAGTGTAGTCGGCAtcctattattttttaattgcAACAAGACAAACCATGCTACGAGTACGAATGAATCTAACCACCCGCCATTGTGACAGCATCTTCCATAGAGATAACAATGTCTGCGAATTGTGAATGGGCATGTGGTCCAATTGTAGGTCTGTCCAGTGGGACGCTACCCATGATGATTGTGTGTTTTACCGCACACCGGAGGCGATTCTTTGCGTGTGTACGGACAGAGACGAATCTAGGAAAATATTTATGAGGATTTTTTTCTATCTTGAGACAGCTCTAGCTCCTTTTTAAAGTGCATCAATGACAAAAAATTATAAGAGAGACTAAGGGGAGCTTCATAAATTCGGCGGCTGTAGGGGGACTGGAGCCCTAGCAGCCCCACCGCTGGCTCTATCACTGTGTATAGACGTGCATGTGTAGGTATACGTGTGATGTGAGTGTGGAgtgtgtgcgtccaaattgtaaCCGATAAAAAAACAACATCGGAGAATTATTTGATATATGATCACTCGATGGCCACGTCTTTATATTAACTAAAAAGACAAAAATCGCTCTCTTGTCATGATGATCATGTCAATTCTCATGACACCTATAACACCAAGTTGTTTCATAAAAATTAGTGACGTGATGATCATGTCAATTCTCATAACACCTATAACACCAAGTTGTTCCATAAATACTAGTGACATGTCACCTTTAAATCATTGTCAGTACTAGTACATGCCACCTTAGTTCTCATGCGGTAGCAAAATAAACCGACTTTTATTTGGATTTATTTGAAGTCAAATTATTCTAAatgtgaccaaatttctagagaaATGGTTCACATCTATGGTATCAAATAAGTG contains:
- the LOC8056862 gene encoding cyclin-SDS-like, with the translated sequence MPPTMLAPVPTRPRSNPFRRRRGAAPLLHDQTAAAAAKRPAESSTSASSCFYSEVISNSSTSLAAYQHPEKRQRRQDADADAGEARPAGSECSEVIGGARVRLAEVEASESSCLGAVLESDLACPEQLADDAERTDYSSACDELTPSEPDEEEVLSGPSRSALYSLSPLTSSPLTEDDNDGAPSATFSLFLDFAEQFVPCVHPKARAVTSTALDLLTGRRFEDLDDEESYERFRRRERREAVARDYTEVYSSIPGSYGRLVVEQRVVMVNWIIEHSRLMKLQPVTMFMGIGLMDRFLTQGYMKGLSKLQLLGIACITLATRIEENQPYNCVLQKTFKVGINTYSQSEVVAMEWLVQEVLNFKCFVTTTQHFLWFYLKAANADDRVADLANYLAFVSLRDHKKLSFWPSTVAAAVVTLACLATGKGSSCHLVMETHMRTQDDDLPECLMCLEWLLNYVP